From a region of the Gossypium raimondii isolate GPD5lz chromosome 10, ASM2569854v1, whole genome shotgun sequence genome:
- the LOC105775336 gene encoding uncharacterized protein LOC105775336, protein MRVDLPSDQPTSWRDKLVSPAAEDVFKGSEEKEAIDILEGDIQRTFVNDVPSITFSARIHQILIQGIDNIVILKLFGHNIGFSVLQNKIYNMWKPSAPLHMMNIENGYFLVNFQNKQDCKKALSEGPWTIFGQYLTVQPWTLAFDPTQAYPSIVMAWIRFPALPSYLYNRKIITEIRGLVGKVVKLDMNTDSRTRGQFA, encoded by the coding sequence ATGAGGGTTGATCTGCCATCTGATCAACCTACCTCCTGGAGAGATAAGCTCGTCAGCCCTGCGGCAGAGGATGTTTTCAAAGGCTCGGAAGAAAAGGAAGCTATTGATATTTTGGAAGGGGACATTCAGAGGACTTTTGTGAATGACGTGCCTTCTATAACCTTCTCAGCCAGGATTCATCAAATCCTCATTCAGGGTATAGATAACATTGtgattttaaaactatttggTCATAACATTGGTTTCTCGGTTTTgcagaataaaatttataatatgtgGAAACCTTCAGCACCTTTGCACATGATGAATATTGAAAATGGCTATTTCCTAgtcaattttcaaaacaagCAGGATTGCAAAAAGGCTCTTTCTGAAGGGCCATGGACCATATTTGGTCAGTACTTGACCGTTCAACCGTGGACATTGGCTTTCGACCCTACACAGGCTTATCCAAGCATAGTAATGGCTTGGATTAGATTCCCTGCTCTACCTAGTTATTTGTATAACCGTAAAATCATTACAGAAATCAGGGGATTGGTTGGAAAAGTGGTTAAGTTAGATATGAATACTGACAGTAGGACGAGGGGACAGTTTGCCTGA